A single window of Prionailurus viverrinus isolate Anna unplaced genomic scaffold, UM_Priviv_1.0 scaffold_53, whole genome shotgun sequence DNA harbors:
- the CCDC185 gene encoding coiled-coil domain-containing protein 185 produces MEGLDRFCPSSLLDLGSGATTPGSGSEAGTPSPHARCAPTSRPRRRRCPDSPRESRSLTDVATGPPDGARRPRPHGRRLEDAWGEPGAGAQGPAWRRQPPGPWHCPPARGGSPPPCPEGASSPPGGTFGAQRAQSGDQWAVPPCGGTGHRSLSSALSQRSSGRSQECAAPAACACAHLREGSDPGESAARQPSQPSASREERPSPRAQLLRTELEAALTTSRGQKIVALVLTRLRKAQRMRELQQQAAAAWEELRLSDQKVQRTLERERERLLHESREQWRQQERRVRRRHGPARPDDDPERAPKLAPATPRQSRELRAPGPERPERAGPRQGLHPTDTQEPARETNLSSLVNYQARKVLLDCQAKAEELLRKLSQEQGAQRCPGAQPGLGRELGPGAQRPREPLQQVRRRRRAEEAGEQVPAHEGLLTELAERRARRAGGGGDELGVLRGENQHILKLKAEKEGKCHIEGIKEAIRRKQQRREHISREQDATLEEFEKLSRAPRGDQARALAGSLLDRRAREEAGPQGC; encoded by the coding sequence ATGGAGGGCTTAGACCGATTTTGCCCGAGCTCCCTCCTGGACCTGGGCTCGGGGGCCACCACCCCGGGCTCGGGGAGCGAAGCCGGGACACCCTCGCCACATGCGCGCTGCGCGCCCACCTCGCGGCCTCGAAGGCGCAGGTGCCCGGACTCGCCCCGAGAGAGCCGCAGCCTGACCGACGTGGCCACTGGGCCCCCGGACGGCGCCAGGAGGCCCCGGCCCCACGGACGGCGCCTGGAGGACGCCTGGGGCGAGCCAGGGGCCGGCGCGCAAGGCCCGGCCTGGCGACGGCAGCCCCCAGGGCCCTGGCACTGCCCTCCAGCCCGGGGAGGCTCGCCCCCACCTTGCCCCGAGGGAGCGTCCAGCCCCCCGGGCGGGACCTTCGGGGCGCAGAGGGCGCAGAGCGGAGACCAGTGGGCAGTGCCGCCGTGCGGAGGAACGGGTCACCGGTCCCTGTCCTCGGCTCTGTCCCAGAGGTCTTCGGGGCGGTCCCAGGAGTGCGCGGCGCCGGCGGCTTGCGCGTGCGCCCACCTGCGGGAAGGCAGCGACCCCGGGGAGTCCGCGGCCCGCCAGCCGTCCCAGCCGTCAGCGTCGCGCGAGGAGCGGCCGAGCCCGCGCGCCCAGCTCCTCAGGACCGAGCTGGAGGCGGCGCTCACGACCTCCAGGGGCCAGAAGATCGTGGCCCTGGTCCTGACCCGGCTCCGGAAGGCCCAGAGGATGCGGGAGCTGCAGCAGCAGGCGGCCGCCGCCTGGGAGGAGCTGAGGCTCTCGGACCAGAAGGTGCAGCGGACCCTGGAGCGGGAGCGCGAGCGGCTTCTGCACGAGAGCCGCGAGCAGTGGCGGCAGCAGGAGCGGCGCGTCCGACGGCGCCACGGCCCCGCGAGGCCGGACGACGACCCGGAGCGCGCCCCGAAGCTCGCGCCGGCGACCCCCCGGCAGAGCCGTGAGCTGCGCGCGCCGGGGCCCGAGAGGCCCGAGCGGGCGGGTCCCCGGCAGGGCCTGCACCCCACGGACACCCAGGAGCCGGCCCGGGAGACCAACCTCAGCTCCCTGGTCAACTACCAGGCCCGGAAGGTGCTCCTGGACTGCCAGGCCAAGGCCGAAGAGCTGCTGAGGAAGCTGTCCCAGGAGCAGGGCGCCCAGCGGTGCCCGGGGGCGCAGCCGGGcctggggagggagctggggcccGGGGCGCAGCGGCCCCGGGAGCCTCTGCAGCaggtgcggcggcggcggcgcgcggaGGAGGCCGGGGAGCAGGTGCCGGCGCACGAGGGGCTGCTGACCGAGCTGGCCGAGCGCAGGGCGcggcgggccgggggcggcggggACGAGCTCGGCGTCCTGCGGGGGGAGAACCAGCACATTCTGAAGCTGAAAGCCGAGAAGGAGGGCAAGTGCCACATCGAGGGCATCAAGGAGGCCATCCGGAGGAAGCAGCAGAGGAGGGAGCACATCTCCCGGGAGCAGGACGCCACGTTGGAGGAGTTCGAGAAGCTCTCCAGGGCCCCCCGGGGGGACCAGGCGCGCGCGCTGGCCGGCAGCCTCCTGGACCGGCGGGCGCGGGAGGAGGCGGGGCCGCAGGGCTGCTGA